A window of Ranitomeya variabilis isolate aRanVar5 chromosome 2, aRanVar5.hap1, whole genome shotgun sequence contains these coding sequences:
- the GTF3C4 gene encoding general transcription factor 3C polypeptide 4 isoform X2 encodes MLDRVFNPEGKALPALQGYKYTCWSPVGCDANGRCLLALLTLDNRLTISANFDRLQWIQLADLTEMYGDRLAKSDYVITEGDKAADLEDFAEFERRHHMQTPMRMEWSGICTTQEILENNACRDVGTVLLGVLFENGDVAVWQFQLPIKDSSSIISCSTISSGIQSPSVLAWWDYEHSSRKMSGLIIGSTLGPVKIIPVNLKAVKGYFTLRQPVVLWQDTDRLPVHSIKCIALYHPYQKCSCSLVVAARGSYVFWCLLLISKAGLNVHNSHVTGLHSLPIVSMVVNRQNGTIYTCSMDGKVQQLIPIFTSVALRFENQLIKLSDMFGTVKSHGIAISPFGAYLACVTSEGMNNNIHPVVRNFQVHFVALKTFEEAAAQLLESSSQNFFRQLDLTDLVRWKVLKDKIIPQFLMDALDKKMEGGPLYFWRFRLFLLRIWYQSFKKSSSEVVWKPTPKESKVSKAEELESSMAEEQVSQIIPSKTGRDSAEPDEACTLAEGLQEIQQKIDVVEAHLIREHMKHVLGEVYLHTGVTEYTTIPTRGVCAYLMANKDSEDRTSQVLIGHVEKKMNKQMFPEYCSLCKEVLPFTDSKKALCPKGHLWQRCFLTYQACQTLDYRKCLLHDSIARHPVPEDLEWIKRLLKGPCTLCDSPVF; translated from the exons ATGCTGGACAGGGTATTTAACCCAGAAGGAAAGGCGCTGCCGGCTCTGCAGGGATACAAGTACACCTGCTGGTCCCCAGTGGGCTGCGATGCCAATGGAAGATGCCTCTTGGCGCTTCTGACCTTGGACAACCGGCTGACCATCAGCGCCAATTTTGACCGCCTTCAATGGATACAGCTGGCGGACCTGACCGAAATGTACGGTGATCGTTTGGCCAAGAGCGACTACGTGATAACGGAAGGGGACAAGGCTGCCGACCTGGAGGACTTTGCAGAGTTTGAGCGGCGGCACCATATGCAGACCCCGATGAGGATGGAGTGGTCAGGCATATGTACAACCCAAGAGATACTAGAAAACAATGCCTGTAGAGATGTGGGCACCGTCCTTCTGGGTGTTCTCTTTGAAAACGGTGACGTTGCTGTGTGGCAATTCCAGCTACCCATAAAGGACAGCTCCTCCATTATCTCCTGCAGCACCATCTCCTCTGGGATCCAGTCCCCCAGTGTCCTGGCCTGGTGGGACTACGAGCACAGCAGCCGGAAAATGAGTGGGCTGATTATCGGAAGCACCCTGGGTCCTGTGAAAATCATCCCAGTCAACCTAAAGGCTGTAAAGGGATATTTCACTTTGCGGCAGCCCGTGGTCCTATGGCAGGACACTGACCGCCTACCAGTGCACAGTATCAAATGTATCGCGCTCTATCACCCCTACCAGAAGTGCAGCTGCAGTCTGGTGGTGGCGGCCCGCGGATCCTACGTCTTCTGGTGCTTACTGTTAATATCCAAAGCCGGCCTGAATGTTCACAATTCCCACGTGACCGGACTCCACTCCTTGCCGATTGTCTCCATGGTGGTGAACCGGCAAAATGGCACCATTTATACCTGCTCTATGGATGGTAAGGTCCAGCAGCTCATCCCCATCTTCACCAGTGTGGCTCTGAGGTTTGAGAACCAGCTGATCAAGCTGTCGGACATGTTTGGCACAGTGAAGTCTCACGGCATCGCCATCAGCCCGTTCGGCGCTTACCTGGCCTGCGTCACTTCGGAGGGAATGAACAACAACATCCATCCAGTCGTCAGGAACTTTCAGGTCCATTTTGTGGCCCTCAAGACCTTTGAGGAAGCGGCTGCTCAGCTCCTTGAGTCCTCAAGCCAGAACTTCTTTCGGCAGCTGGATCTAACGGATCTGGTGCGATGGAAAGTCCTGAAGGATAAGATCATCCCCCAGTTCTTGATGGACGCTCTGGATAAAAAGATGGAGGGCGGACCCTTGTACTTCTGGAGGTTCCGCCTTTTCCTTCTGAGAATTTGGTACCAGTCCTTCAAGAAGTCCTCCTCAGAGGTGGTGTGGAAGCCGACCCCCAAGGAGTCCaaagtgtcaaaggcagaggagttAGAGAGCAGCATGGCTGAAGAGCAGGTGAGTCAGATCATCCCCAGCAAAACCGGCAGAGACTCTGCTGAGCCTGATGAGGCTTGTACTCTGGCAGAAGGTCTTCAGGAGATCCAGCAGAAGATCGATGTTGTGGAGGCACATTTGATCCGGGAACACATGAAGCATGTCCTGGGGGAAGTCTATCTACACACGGGGGTCACGGAGTATACAACCATCCCTACACGAGGTGTCTGTGCCTATCTCATGGCCAACAAGGACAGCGAGGATCGGACTTCACAG GTCCTCATTGGACACGTGGAGAAGAAAATGAACAAGCAGATGTTCCCCGAGTACTGCAGCTTGTGTAAAGAGGTTTTACCTTTCACAGACAGTAAGAAGGCCTTGTGCCCGAAAGGGCACCTTTGGCAGAG